Within the Arthrobacter sp. UKPF54-2 genome, the region GGCCCCCTACGCTGGGGAACATCAAGAACACGGGCCACATCCACCGGCCCACCAGCGAAAGGGCCAGCACATGTCCGTCACGGAAGCCGCCGCCATCTCCACCGTCTCCGCCACCTCCCAGACCCGGCCGCGGATCGTGATTGCCGGCGCCGGCCCGGCGGCGCAGGCGCTGGTCCGCCAGCTCACCCGCACCCCGTTCGCCGGCGCCATCACGGTGCTCAGCAACCGCGACGACGCCCCGGAGGAACTCCTGGAGCTCGCCGCACTGCCCCAGGTCTCGGTCCGTTTCGGTCAGCCGGCCAGCTACATCGACGCCGCCGGCCGGCGGGTCACCACGGCGGACGGCCTTGAGTTCAGCTACGACCAGCTGGTGATCGCCACCGGCTCGGCGCCGGCCCTGGCCCCGATCGAGGGCGCGGGCCGGTGCCTGAGCTACTCCACGATCGACGACGCCACCCGGCTCGGCGACGCCGTCAAGGACGTCACCCGGGTCCTGGGCCGCCGGCCGCTGGGCATCCTGGTGGGTACCGGCACGGCCGCGGGCCAGGCCGAGGCCGTGCTGCGGGCCCGCGGGGTCCGGCCGGTCCGCACCACGCTGCGCCCGTCCGCCGTCGTCCCCACCCTCGCCGGGTCCACGCTGCCGGCCGCCGGCCTTGTCTTCGAGGACGGCGCCCGGATGAGCGGGGACCTGGTGGTCCTCGCCGAAGAGCGCGTCTCCCGCGACAGCCTGGCCCACACGGCCGGCCTGGCCACCGCCCCGCAGGGCGGGATTGTGGTGGGCACAGACTACCGCACCTCGGTGCCCGGGATCTGGGCAATCGGGGACGCCGCGGCGTACGACGGCGTCCGGCTCGGCCTGCTCGTGGCAGCCGGATCCGCCGCCGGGGTCTGCGCCTCCCACCTGCTCCGCGCCTCCCTGTCCGCGCCGCTCGCGACGGCGGCGTAGGGCCCGCTGCCGCCGGTGGCGTTATGGCAAGATGGTTCACTGAGAAGCCACGACATACGCCGTGTCAGCAGGCCGGCCCGGCCACGAACCAGGCCCGCCAGGAAAGGGACCACCATGAGCAACGAAGCCACCACGGACGGCACGGCTGCCGGCACCGACAACACCGCCGGCCAGGCCGCGGGCAGCATCGCCTCGTACATCGACCACACCCTGCTCAAGCCGGAGGCCAGCGAGGCCGAGGTCCTGAAGGTCTGCGCCGAGGCGGCCGAGTACCACTTCAAGTCCGTTTGCGTGAACCCCATCTGGGTCAAGACCGTCAAGACCGCGCTTAGGGGTTCCGGTGTGCTGACCTGCTCCGTGATCGGGTTCCCGCTGGGCGCCACCCCGAGCGACGTCAAGGCGTTCGAGGCCCGCGGCGCGGTGCTGGACGGCGCGGACGAGATCGACATGGTGATCAACATCGCCGCCGCGCGCGCCAATGACAAGGGTGCCCTGGTGGACGACATCCGCGCGGTGGCGGACTCGGTCCACGCCGGCGGCGCCATCCTGAAGGTCATCATCGAGACCGCGCTGCTCGACGACGCCCAGAAGGTCCTCGCCTGCGAGGCCGCCGTCGAGGCCGGGGCAGACTTCGTGAAGACCTCCACCGGCTTCAACGGCGGCGGGGCCACCGTGGAGGACGTCGCCCTGATGCGCCGCACCGTGGGTCCCGGGCTCGGCGTCAAGGCCTCGGGCGGCGTGCGGTCCCTCGCCGACGCGCAGGCTATGATTGCTGCAGGTGCAACACGTATTGGCGCCAGCTCCGGCATCGCGATCGTCAAGGGTGAACAGGGTTCGTCCGCGTACTGACCGCATACCGTAACAGCCGCTGACGCCACAGTTTTTTGAGCCCCGCGGGGCCGAGGAGGAACGAATGTCCAGCAACACCACCAAGACCCCGCAGGGCGAGAGCAGCCTGGCATCCAGCGTCGTGCTGTTTGTCCTGATGATGGCCCTGTTCTTCGGCGCCCTGTACTCGCTGTCGTTCCTCAGCCTGGGCAACCCCTGGCCGATGGCCGCCTGCCTGGGCCTGTTCGCCCTGGCGTTCTGGATCCCGCAGACGCTGCTGGGCCGCTCGGATTCCGCCGGCGAGAACTAGACACTCCCGGCTGTTGCCCCGGTTCTTGCCGGGGCAACAGTTGTTTAAGCGGCCGAACGGCCCAGGCAGGCGTCATAGCCGCCCCGGACGGCCGAGGCTCAGGCGTCGCCGTCGACGTCGCCGCAGCCTGCGGCACTAACCCCCGACGGCGGCCAGCAGGCGGTTGACCAGCGCAGTGCCCAGCGCGAGGGCCGCCGGGAAATGCCCCTTGGCCAGGGCCAGGGCGGCGGACAACATGCCGACCATGGCGTAGGCGCTGACCGGGATCAGCACCAGCCATTCCCGCCGCGACCCGGCCCGGCCCAGCAGCGGGATCGAGAACGCGCCGTTGGCCTTCCACACGTCTTTGACCAGCGGCAGTTTGCGCAGGAACTTCGGCGGCTTGACCACCAGCGGCCAGAGCAGCGGCACTCCCCCGGTGGTGATCATGTCCCCGATAATGTGCACGATGACGCCGGCGAGCATGGACACCGGCAGCCAGGACCACTGGTGCGGCGCGAACCAGGTCACCAGCGACGCCATGGCCAGGGCGAATATCCAGTTGCTGATCCAGCCGTACTTGGGAAACAGCTTCAGCGCCTTCGCGGCGATGTTGATCAAGAACATGCACAGCAGCCCGGCGCCGACGGACAGCTGGCCCCAGCTGGTCTGCAGCTGGAGCTGCCCGGCGAACGCGGCGAGGAGCACAAAGAACGCCGCGCCGAGCACCGAGTGGGTGCCCTGGCGGTGGCCGCCGGAGGCGTTCTCGATCCCGACGGCGATCAGGTTGGAGAGCGGCGGCAGGGCGTGCGCCACCGTGGACGAGCGGTGGTCCCAGTCGCAGACCAGGGCCGTGCCCGCCGTCGCCATCCCGCCGATCAGGATCCCGGTGGCGTCCAGCGGGTACCAGCCCAGCGTGTACGGCCCGGTCGAGGCAATAGCCACCCACGCCGCGGCCCCGGACGCGGCGTGGTGTCCTCCCATCACGGGCTAGCCCACGGAGAGCGGGGCGTCGGAGAAGATCGCCTCGATCACCGTATTGGCCCAGGCCAGAATCTCGGCGTCCTGCAGGTCGCGGCCGCCGATCCTGGCCGTCTTGGGCTTGGGGATCAGCACCGCGTCCAGGGCCGGTTTGGCCTGCGAGCCGGGGTACATCCGGGCCAGCCGCATCAGTTTGGACTCCGGGAGCTGGGCGGGCGAGAACTTGATGAAGTTCCCCTGCAGCGCGACGTCGGTGAGGCCCGCCTCGCGGGCGCCCACCCGGAACCGGGCCACGGCTACCAGGTTTTTCGCCGGCAGCGGCAGCTCGCCGTAACGGTCCACAAGTTCGGCCTCGACCTCGTCGATCGCCTCGTTGCTGAGCGCGGCGGCCAGCTTCCGGTACGCCTCCAGGCGCAGCCGCTCGCCGGGCACGTAGTCGTGCGGCAGGTGCGCGTTGACCGGCAGCTCGATCTTCATCTCCGCAGCCTTCTCCTCGGCCTCGCCGCGGTAGTCCGCCACAGCCTCGCCCACCAGCCGGATGTACAGGTCAAAGCCGACGCCCTGGATGTGGCCCGACTGTTCCCCGCCGAGCAGGTTGCCGGCGCCGCGGATCTCCAGGTCCTTCATGGCCAGCTGCATGCCGGCGCCGAGCTCGTTGTGGGTGGCGACCGCCTTGAGCCGCTCCAGCGCCACCTCGCCGAGGGGTTTCTCCGAGGGGTACAGGAAGTAGGCATAGGCCCGTTCCCGGCCGCGGCCCACCCGCCCGCGCAGCTGGTGCAGCTGCGAGAGCCCGTACTTGTCCGCGCCGTCCACGATCAGGGTGTTGGCGTTGGAGATGTCCAGGCCGGTCTCGATGATGGTGGTGCAGACCAGCACGTCGAAGCGCTTCTCCCAGAAGTCCACGATGATCTGCTCCAGCCGGCCCTCGGACATCTTGCCGTGCGCAACCTCCACGCGGGCCTCCGGCACCAGTTCGCGGATCTTCGCCGCAGTCCGGTCAATCGTGGAGACCCGGTTGTGCACAAAGAAGACCTGGCCCTCGCGCATCAGCTCGCGCCGGATCGCGGCCGAGGTCTGCTTGTCCGTGTACGGGCCCACGTAGGTCAGCACCGGGTGGCGTTCCTCCGGCGGGGTGGCCAGCGTGGAGGTCTCCCGGATGCCGGTCAGCGACATCTCCAGGGTGCGCGGGATCGGGGTGGCGCTCATGGCCAGGACGTCCACGTTGGTGCGCATCTTCTTGAGCGCTTCCTTGTGTTCGACGCCGAAGCGCTGCTCCTCGTCCACGATCACCAGGCCGAGGTCCTTGAACGCGAAGTCCTTGGACAGCAGCCGGTGCGTGCCGATCACGACGTCCACGGCGCCGCTCTTGACGCCCTCGGCCGTCTCCTTGGCCTCCTTGGCGCCCTGGAAACGGGACAGCGGCTTGACCCGCAGCGGGAAGCCGGAGAAGCGTTCGGTGAAGGTCTCGTAGTGCTGCTGTGCCAGCAGGGTGGTGGGGACCAGCACGGCGACCTGCTTGCCGTCCTGGACCGCCTTGAACGCGGCACGGACCGCGATTTCGGTCTTGCCGTAGCCGACGTCGCCGGAGACCAGGCGGTCCATCGGGATCTCCCGCTCCATGTCCGCCTTCACCTCGTTGATGGTGGTCAGCTGGTCCGGGGTCTCCACATAGGGGAAGGCCTCCTCCAACTCGCGCTGCCACGGGGTGTCCGGGCCGAAGGCGTGGCCGCGGGAGGCCATCCGGGCCGAGTACAGCCGGATCAGTTCGCCGGCGATCTCCTTGACCGCCTTGCGGGCCTTGGACTTGGTGCTGGCCCAGTCCGAGCCGCCCATCTTGCTCAGCACGGGGGTGTCGCCGCCGACGTACCGGGTGACCTGGTCCAGCTGGTCGGTGGGCACAAAGAGCCGGTCGCCCGGGGCGCCGCGCTTGGACGGCGCGTATTCGAGCACCAGGTATTCGCGCACCCCGTCGCCCCCGCCGGCCACCTTGCGCTGGATCAGCTCGACGAACCGGCCGATGCCGTGCTGTTCGTGCACCACAAAGTCGCCGGCCAGCAGCTGCAGCGGGTCCACCGCGTTGCGCCGTTTGGACGGCATCCGGCGCATGTCCTTGGTGGACCCGGCGGACGTTCGGCCCAGCAGGTCCGCCTCGGTCAGCAGGGCCAGCTTCAGCGTGTCCAGGACAAAGCCGCGGCCGACGGCGGCGGTGGTCACCTCGATCAGGCCCGGCTGCGGCTCCGCGTCCAGGGTTTCCACCCGGGCGCAGGGGATGTCGTTGTCGTGGAAGAGCTCGGCGAGGCGTTGCGCCGGGCCGGGGCCCTCGGTGGCGACGACGATCCGCCACTGCTCCCGCACGTGCGAGCCGATGAAGTCCATCATCTCCGCCACGTCGCCCTGGTAGCCGCGCGGTTCGCGGGCGTGCAGGTTCAGCACGTCGATCTCGGGCAGCAGCTCTTCGTCGCTGGCGAGCGAGCTGATGGACCACCAGGACACGCCGTGCGCGAGCGCGGTGGAGCGGGTCTCGCCCAGCGAGCGGAAGCTCGCCGAATGCAGCGCCTCGGAGGCGGCGGCGCTAAGATCCAGCGGCGCGGCGCCGCCGTCGGACGCGGTGGACCAGGCCGCTTCGAGGAACTCCTCGTTGGTGGCGGCGAGGTCGTGGGCGCGGGTGCGGACCTTTTCGGGTTCGATGACGACGGAGATGGAGCCGGCCGGGAACTGGTCAAGGAACGGCACCATGGAATCGACCAGCACCGGGGCGAGGGACTCCATGCCTTCGACGGCGATGCCGCCGGCGATTTTCTCCAGCATGTCCGCCGCGGCCGGCAGCTGGGATTTCAGCGTGGCGGCCCGGGACATGACCGAGGGCGTGATCAGGATTTCGCGGCACGGCGGGGCGTGCAGTTCGGTGGGGTGGTGCACGCCGGGGGCCGTCAGCGAGCGCTGGTCGGCGACGGCGAACCAGCGCATCTGCTCGACCTCGTCGCCGAAGAACTCGACCCGGATCGGGTGGTCCTCGGTGGGCGGGAAGACATCCAGCATGCCGCCGCGGACGGCGAATTCGCCGCGCCGGGTGACCATGTCCACCCGGGCGTACGCGGCGCCGGCGAGGCTCTTTACGACGTCGCCGAACGGGGCGTCCTGGCCCACCGTGAGGGTCACCGGGACCAGCTCGCCCAGGCCTGCCACGATCGGCTGCACGACGGCGCGGACCGGGGCGACCACCACGCGCAGGGCACCGCCGGCGGTTTCCGGGTGGGCGAGGCGGCGCAGCACGGAGAGCCGGCGGCCCACGGTGTCCGAGCGGGGCGAGAGCCGTTCGTGCGGCAGGGTCTCCCAGCTGGGGAATTCGGTGACCGCCTCGGCCGGCAGGAAGGCACGCAGGGCGGCGGCCAGGTCCTCGGCCTCGCGGCCGGTGGCGGTGACGGCCAGCACCACCGGCGTGGCGCCGCCGTCGGATGCGCCGCCGGCGGCGAGCCCGTCGGCCATCTCCGCGAGCAGCGCGGCCCGCAGCCCGGCCGGGGCGCTGAGCTGGTAGTCCTCGCTGCGCACTGTGAACGGCCGGGACGCTTCGGCCTGCACGCGGGCGAACGTCTTGTCCTCGGCGAGGGCGCGCCGCAGGCCGGTGAGAGAAGGGCCGTTGAGGCTCATGGCTGGAACTCCTGAAGTGATCACGGGCATGCAGGCAACACGAATACCCGAAATTCGCAAGAATCCCGGGTGCTTCCAGCCTACCGCGACCCGGCGCCGGGGCGGCACCCGGGGATAAGCTGGAATGGTCCCAGTCCGGCGGGTTCGGCGCTCCGAATGGCTTGTATCCGCAACGAGAAGGAGCACCATGAACGGCA harbors:
- a CDS encoding FAD-dependent oxidoreductase; translation: MSVTEAAAISTVSATSQTRPRIVIAGAGPAAQALVRQLTRTPFAGAITVLSNRDDAPEELLELAALPQVSVRFGQPASYIDAAGRRVTTADGLEFSYDQLVIATGSAPALAPIEGAGRCLSYSTIDDATRLGDAVKDVTRVLGRRPLGILVGTGTAAGQAEAVLRARGVRPVRTTLRPSAVVPTLAGSTLPAAGLVFEDGARMSGDLVVLAEERVSRDSLAHTAGLATAPQGGIVVGTDYRTSVPGIWAIGDAAAYDGVRLGLLVAAGSAAGVCASHLLRASLSAPLATAA
- the deoC gene encoding deoxyribose-phosphate aldolase, whose translation is MSNEATTDGTAAGTDNTAGQAAGSIASYIDHTLLKPEASEAEVLKVCAEAAEYHFKSVCVNPIWVKTVKTALRGSGVLTCSVIGFPLGATPSDVKAFEARGAVLDGADEIDMVINIAAARANDKGALVDDIRAVADSVHAGGAILKVIIETALLDDAQKVLACEAAVEAGADFVKTSTGFNGGGATVEDVALMRRTVGPGLGVKASGGVRSLADAQAMIAAGATRIGASSGIAIVKGEQGSSAY
- a CDS encoding metal-dependent hydrolase; translated protein: MGGHHAASGAAAWVAIASTGPYTLGWYPLDATGILIGGMATAGTALVCDWDHRSSTVAHALPPLSNLIAVGIENASGGHRQGTHSVLGAAFFVLLAAFAGQLQLQTSWGQLSVGAGLLCMFLINIAAKALKLFPKYGWISNWIFALAMASLVTWFAPHQWSWLPVSMLAGVIVHIIGDMITTGGVPLLWPLVVKPPKFLRKLPLVKDVWKANGAFSIPLLGRAGSRREWLVLIPVSAYAMVGMLSAALALAKGHFPAALALGTALVNRLLAAVGG
- the mfd gene encoding transcription-repair coupling factor, with the translated sequence MSLNGPSLTGLRRALAEDKTFARVQAEASRPFTVRSEDYQLSAPAGLRAALLAEMADGLAAGGASDGGATPVVLAVTATGREAEDLAAALRAFLPAEAVTEFPSWETLPHERLSPRSDTVGRRLSVLRRLAHPETAGGALRVVVAPVRAVVQPIVAGLGELVPVTLTVGQDAPFGDVVKSLAGAAYARVDMVTRRGEFAVRGGMLDVFPPTEDHPIRVEFFGDEVEQMRWFAVADQRSLTAPGVHHPTELHAPPCREILITPSVMSRAATLKSQLPAAADMLEKIAGGIAVEGMESLAPVLVDSMVPFLDQFPAGSISVVIEPEKVRTRAHDLAATNEEFLEAAWSTASDGGAAPLDLSAAASEALHSASFRSLGETRSTALAHGVSWWSISSLASDEELLPEIDVLNLHAREPRGYQGDVAEMMDFIGSHVREQWRIVVATEGPGPAQRLAELFHDNDIPCARVETLDAEPQPGLIEVTTAAVGRGFVLDTLKLALLTEADLLGRTSAGSTKDMRRMPSKRRNAVDPLQLLAGDFVVHEQHGIGRFVELIQRKVAGGGDGVREYLVLEYAPSKRGAPGDRLFVPTDQLDQVTRYVGGDTPVLSKMGGSDWASTKSKARKAVKEIAGELIRLYSARMASRGHAFGPDTPWQRELEEAFPYVETPDQLTTINEVKADMEREIPMDRLVSGDVGYGKTEIAVRAAFKAVQDGKQVAVLVPTTLLAQQHYETFTERFSGFPLRVKPLSRFQGAKEAKETAEGVKSGAVDVVIGTHRLLSKDFAFKDLGLVIVDEEQRFGVEHKEALKKMRTNVDVLAMSATPIPRTLEMSLTGIRETSTLATPPEERHPVLTYVGPYTDKQTSAAIRRELMREGQVFFVHNRVSTIDRTAAKIRELVPEARVEVAHGKMSEGRLEQIIVDFWEKRFDVLVCTTIIETGLDISNANTLIVDGADKYGLSQLHQLRGRVGRGRERAYAYFLYPSEKPLGEVALERLKAVATHNELGAGMQLAMKDLEIRGAGNLLGGEQSGHIQGVGFDLYIRLVGEAVADYRGEAEEKAAEMKIELPVNAHLPHDYVPGERLRLEAYRKLAAALSNEAIDEVEAELVDRYGELPLPAKNLVAVARFRVGAREAGLTDVALQGNFIKFSPAQLPESKLMRLARMYPGSQAKPALDAVLIPKPKTARIGGRDLQDAEILAWANTVIEAIFSDAPLSVG